In the genome of Paenibacillus sp. FSL R5-0766, one region contains:
- a CDS encoding TetR-like C-terminal domain-containing protein has protein sequence MSVYVLLRPGKLIQNDEVNVVSASHLTKNALAHSLKLLMEHTPLNKITVKHLVENCGVNRQTFYYHFQDIYALLGWIYQTEAVESLTEYRSYSTWTDGFYKIFCYIENNKTFCCNTLNSLGRTHLDVYLYEVTHDLIMGVIDELACGIQVRGEDKEFVANFYTLAFTGLIIQWMRGDMQEPPKQIIEKLSELIEGNVLRALHKYENKLPSD, from the coding sequence ATGAGTGTTTACGTGCTGTTGCGCCCCGGCAAGCTAATCCAAAATGATGAGGTGAATGTTGTGTCTGCTTCTCATCTGACCAAAAATGCGCTGGCTCACTCGCTTAAATTACTGATGGAGCATACTCCACTGAACAAAATTACGGTCAAACATCTGGTGGAGAATTGCGGAGTGAACAGGCAAACCTTTTATTATCATTTTCAGGATATTTACGCGCTGCTTGGGTGGATCTATCAGACTGAAGCGGTGGAGAGTCTTACGGAGTACCGAAGCTACAGCACATGGACGGACGGATTCTATAAAATCTTTTGTTACATCGAGAACAACAAAACGTTCTGCTGTAACACGCTCAACTCGCTCGGGCGCACCCACTTGGATGTATACCTCTATGAAGTAACTCATGATCTGATCATGGGTGTTATTGATGAGCTGGCCTGTGGGATACAGGTCCGCGGTGAAGACAAAGAGTTTGTCGCCAACTTCTATACCCTGGCTTTTACTGGGCTGATCATTCAGTGGATGAGAGGCGACATGCAAGAACCGCCAAAACAGATTATTGAGAAGCTCAGCGAGCTGATCGAAGGCAATGTCCTGAGGGCACTGCACAAGTATGAGAATAAGCTGCCATCTGATTAG
- a CDS encoding oleate hydratase: MIVKKEHGNKQVYFVGGGIASLAGAAYLVRDCDFPGEHIHIIEEMPILGGSNDGAGNPDQGYIIRGGRMLNDEAYENLWELLASIPSIDRPGISVRQEITEFDDANPTHSNARLINREGKVEDVLSMGFDMADRLAMGKLIITPEDTLGKLRINDWFGPHFFKTNFWYMWATTFAFQPWHSAVEFKRYMLRFFHEFPRIQTLEGVTRTPFNQYDSIILPLHNYLEPFGVDFTLKCTVTDLDFKDGDGITVSRMHVLRGGEEEVIDILEGDLVIVTNGSMTEGADIGSMTSAPKLNGKGSSWKLWENIAAKKPMLGNPSSFNDHVDESKWESFTVTFQDSVFFDLMEKFTRNRAGTGALVTFKDSSWFMSVVLAFQPHFRGQPEHVNVFWGYGLSPDNVGDYVKKRMCDCTGEEIMQELIGHLHFQEHQEDIMATANCIPCMMPYITAQFMPRLNSDRPKVVPEGSTNLAFISQFCDIPDDVVFTEEYSVRAARIAVYTLLGENRPIEPINKYQYDVRTLFSSFVTSFR, translated from the coding sequence ATGATCGTGAAGAAAGAACATGGTAATAAACAGGTCTATTTTGTAGGCGGCGGCATTGCATCTTTGGCGGGTGCAGCTTATCTGGTTAGAGATTGTGACTTTCCCGGAGAACATATTCACATTATCGAAGAAATGCCGATTCTCGGCGGCAGCAATGACGGTGCTGGTAATCCCGATCAAGGATATATCATCCGCGGCGGACGGATGCTCAATGACGAGGCCTATGAGAATCTCTGGGAGTTGCTGGCTTCCATCCCTTCCATCGACCGTCCGGGCATATCTGTCCGACAGGAAATTACCGAATTTGACGATGCCAATCCCACACATTCCAATGCGCGGCTCATTAACCGTGAAGGCAAGGTCGAAGATGTGCTCTCCATGGGTTTTGATATGGCCGATCGTCTGGCGATGGGCAAACTGATTATTACTCCTGAAGACACGCTGGGGAAATTGCGAATTAACGACTGGTTTGGCCCTCATTTTTTCAAAACAAACTTCTGGTATATGTGGGCGACGACCTTCGCCTTCCAACCTTGGCATAGCGCCGTGGAATTCAAAAGATACATGCTTCGCTTTTTTCACGAATTCCCAAGAATTCAGACGCTGGAAGGTGTCACCCGCACACCGTTCAACCAATATGACTCGATTATCCTGCCATTGCATAACTACCTGGAGCCGTTTGGCGTTGATTTCACGCTGAAATGTACGGTTACCGATCTGGATTTCAAAGACGGCGACGGCATTACGGTAAGTCGGATGCATGTGCTCAGGGGAGGTGAAGAGGAAGTCATTGACATCCTCGAAGGTGATCTCGTCATTGTCACAAACGGTTCGATGACCGAAGGAGCCGATATCGGCTCCATGACCTCCGCACCAAAATTGAACGGCAAGGGCAGCTCATGGAAGCTGTGGGAGAACATTGCCGCCAAGAAACCGATGCTGGGCAACCCTTCTTCTTTTAATGATCATGTGGATGAGTCCAAATGGGAATCGTTTACGGTCACCTTCCAGGATTCGGTCTTCTTTGATCTGATGGAGAAATTCACACGCAACCGGGCAGGTACCGGTGCTCTGGTTACTTTCAAGGATTCCAGCTGGTTCATGTCTGTCGTTCTCGCCTTCCAGCCGCACTTCCGCGGTCAGCCGGAGCATGTCAACGTATTCTGGGGATACGGATTATCCCCGGATAACGTGGGCGATTACGTGAAGAAAAGAATGTGCGACTGTACCGGGGAAGAGATTATGCAGGAGTTGATCGGCCATCTTCATTTCCAGGAACATCAAGAGGACATCATGGCTACCGCCAACTGCATTCCATGCATGATGCCATACATTACAGCGCAATTCATGCCTAGACTAAACAGCGACAGACCGAAGGTTGTACCTGAAGGCTCCACCAATCTGGCCTTCATCAGTCAGTTCTGCGATATTCCCGATGACGTGGTATTCACGGAAGAATATTCAGTCCGGGCAGCACGGATCGCCGTCTACACTCTTCTCGGAGAGAACCGGCCAATTGAGCCGATCAACAAGTATCAGTATGATGTTCGGACGCTGTTCAGTAGTTTTGTGACTTCGTTTAGATGA
- the nagA gene encoding N-acetylglucosamine-6-phosphate deacetylase — translation MTEENSHEPGSQRDENISLLRGKLLLSNEMLEDGVLAWRDGKILYAGIPESLPEQIRREALPLSVPERGLIVPGFIDIHVHGGNGEDFMDASPEVLDKITSFHSTQGTTAMLATSMTAPKERLDNVLAEVDRYRSSEMPYAQLEGVHLEGPFFSPKWPGAQNPEHIILPDVSWLEAWEKQYPGLIRQVTLAPEREGALEAISWLREQRITAALGHTDATYEEVERAVEAGLHHAVHTFNAMTPLHHRLPGAAGAVLSDPRISAEVIADGIHVHPAAISILAQLKQHNDQLVLITDAMSAAGLDDGEYKIGDLPVIVKHGEARLKDGGALAGSTLTMIRGFRYLIQEVGLSLNAASRAASLTPARLLGIDHRTGSLAQGKQADIVLLNAELDIEGVWVKGRRIGESY, via the coding sequence ATGACCGAGGAGAATAGCCATGAACCTGGGAGCCAGCGTGATGAAAATATTTCTCTTCTTCGGGGCAAGCTGCTCCTTTCAAATGAGATGTTGGAAGACGGTGTATTAGCTTGGAGGGATGGGAAAATCCTCTATGCTGGAATACCGGAAAGTCTTCCTGAACAGATTCGGCGAGAGGCTTTGCCGCTGTCTGTACCGGAACGCGGCCTCATTGTGCCTGGATTTATTGATATCCATGTGCATGGTGGGAACGGAGAAGACTTTATGGACGCAAGCCCGGAGGTGTTGGACAAGATCACTTCTTTCCATAGTACGCAGGGGACAACAGCGATGCTTGCGACTTCGATGACGGCTCCAAAAGAGCGACTGGATAACGTACTTGCTGAAGTGGACCGCTATCGTTCGAGTGAAATGCCATATGCACAGCTTGAGGGTGTGCACCTGGAAGGCCCGTTTTTCAGTCCAAAATGGCCTGGTGCGCAAAATCCGGAACATATCATTCTGCCTGATGTATCTTGGCTCGAAGCATGGGAAAAGCAATATCCCGGCCTGATCCGTCAAGTTACACTGGCACCGGAACGTGAAGGCGCACTGGAAGCCATTTCGTGGCTGCGAGAACAGCGGATTACAGCGGCACTCGGCCATACCGATGCGACCTATGAAGAGGTGGAACGGGCAGTGGAAGCAGGACTTCATCATGCCGTTCATACGTTCAATGCCATGACACCGCTGCATCACCGGCTACCGGGAGCTGCCGGAGCCGTGCTGAGTGATCCACGTATCAGTGCCGAGGTGATTGCTGATGGTATTCACGTACATCCTGCGGCGATATCAATCCTCGCTCAGCTGAAGCAACATAACGATCAACTCGTGTTGATCACAGATGCCATGTCTGCTGCGGGATTGGATGACGGGGAATACAAGATCGGTGACCTGCCCGTAATCGTGAAGCATGGCGAGGCCAGACTGAAGGACGGCGGCGCACTGGCCGGAAGCACGCTGACAATGATTCGCGGTTTCCGTTACCTGATACAGGAAGTGGGCTTGAGTCTGAACGCTGCATCAAGAGCAGCAAGTCTGACCCCGGCTCGCCTGCTGGGTATTGATCATCGGACAGGTTCCCTGGCTCAAGGAAAACAGGCAGATATCGTTTTGCTGAATGCGGAGCTGGATATTGAGGGTGTGTGGGTGAAGGGCAGACGGATCGGCGAGTCATATTAG
- the nagB gene encoding glucosamine-6-phosphate deaminase, translating to MNIRIFENEEDLNATGAGLIASLLQTKPRAVLGLATGSSPVGIYKQLITLYQKGLVSFSQASSFNLDEYVGLPTEHRESYRSFMNEQLFNHIDVDIARTQVPDGQAADLEQECNSYEQRLDDRGPVDLQLLGIGHNGHIGFNEPGTELTGRTHVVDLKEETRKANARFFDSIDEVPAQAITMGVGTILKAKQILLIARGEEKTEIIREAFMGPITTACPASLLQCHPNVVVLLDRAAGRLVR from the coding sequence ATGAATATACGCATTTTTGAAAATGAAGAAGATTTGAACGCCACAGGTGCTGGCCTCATTGCCAGCTTGTTGCAAACCAAACCACGGGCTGTACTGGGGCTTGCGACAGGAAGTTCTCCTGTAGGCATATATAAACAGCTTATCACGTTGTACCAGAAGGGGCTGGTCAGCTTCTCACAGGCTTCTTCTTTTAATCTGGATGAGTATGTCGGTCTTCCAACAGAGCATCGTGAAAGTTACCGCAGTTTCATGAATGAACAATTATTCAATCATATCGATGTAGATATTGCTAGAACGCAAGTGCCTGATGGTCAGGCTGCAGATCTGGAACAGGAATGTAATTCTTATGAACAACGGCTGGACGATCGTGGACCGGTAGACCTTCAACTGCTGGGCATTGGACATAATGGTCATATTGGCTTCAATGAACCGGGAACGGAGCTGACTGGACGAACACATGTCGTGGATTTGAAAGAAGAGACGAGAAAGGCAAACGCACGCTTCTTTGACAGCATTGATGAAGTTCCGGCTCAGGCGATTACAATGGGTGTCGGTACCATTTTGAAAGCCAAACAGATTCTGCTCATTGCCCGTGGCGAGGAAAAAACCGAGATTATTCGCGAAGCGTTCATGGGTCCAATCACAACGGCCTGTCCTGCATCGCTTCTGCAATGTCATCCAAATGTGGTGGTATTGCTGGACCGTGCAGCTGGGAGGCTGGTGAGATGA
- a CDS encoding MurR/RpiR family transcriptional regulator, with translation MAAILRALQQELNNLPSQERRIAEVIMQSPSDIPGWTISHLAEQSGTSAATVTRFCKSFHFKGFPDFKMKLAAELSHASDETAYQDIVAGNSLSKIVEAIEANHLASIADTTRLLDLGRLEQAVQLLCQARRIDLYGVATSSIVTQDFYQKLVRIGKSCTAFSDSHMQITSASSLAEGDVAMAVSYSGETPETIDALHCAKQAGASTISLTSYGSNKLATVSDIPLFTSSLEEGMRRGDMASRIALLHVVDILFTGMVSADFDRFIPRLEQSYHNVQSYRVQHNGGA, from the coding sequence ATGGCAGCCATATTACGTGCGTTGCAGCAAGAACTGAATAACCTTCCTTCTCAGGAGCGACGTATCGCCGAAGTCATTATGCAATCCCCATCGGACATTCCCGGCTGGACGATTAGTCATCTGGCAGAGCAGAGTGGCACAAGTGCGGCGACGGTAACCCGCTTTTGCAAGTCGTTTCATTTCAAAGGCTTTCCTGATTTCAAAATGAAACTCGCCGCAGAATTGTCCCACGCATCTGATGAAACGGCGTATCAGGATATTGTAGCGGGCAATTCCCTATCCAAAATTGTTGAAGCTATCGAAGCCAACCACCTCGCGTCTATTGCAGATACCACCCGTTTGCTGGATTTGGGCAGATTGGAGCAAGCCGTTCAATTATTGTGCCAGGCTCGCCGCATCGACCTGTACGGTGTGGCAACCTCTTCGATTGTTACACAGGATTTCTATCAGAAACTTGTGCGGATCGGCAAGAGCTGTACGGCTTTCTCCGACTCACACATGCAGATTACATCCGCATCTTCGCTCGCAGAGGGAGATGTGGCGATGGCCGTATCCTATTCAGGCGAAACACCAGAGACCATCGATGCCCTGCATTGTGCCAAACAGGCCGGAGCTTCTACGATTTCACTGACTTCCTATGGCAGTAACAAGCTTGCAACGGTATCCGATATCCCACTCTTTACGTCCTCTCTGGAAGAAGGCATGAGGCGTGGAGATATGGCTTCCCGTATTGCACTCCTGCATGTGGTCGATATTTTGTTCACAGGCATGGTAAGTGCCGACTTCGACCGTTTTATCCCCAGACTGGAACAATCCTATCACAATGTGCAATCTTATCGAGTCCAACACAACGGAGGTGCCTGA
- a CDS encoding DUF4303 domain-containing protein — MDLVLNEFEDHFRASFLPDLEQTLSKVQDEKVYACAFGTDSDWVTLFMALNTEESLSKHITNMKEQGLCDSEQDEIYYRWGCSEYQYGEDTHFNHISRLLYGTEEVQKHKDEIIRIIAKVVNETVDDVFARYGQTKADITFFVSLTDDDLAEEIENQSVHQMTVSSLASKFLKRYDGIN; from the coding sequence ATGGACCTTGTCTTAAATGAATTTGAAGACCATTTTCGTGCGAGTTTTCTGCCCGATCTGGAACAAACGCTGTCTAAAGTGCAGGATGAGAAAGTATATGCTTGTGCATTTGGAACAGACAGTGATTGGGTAACGCTGTTCATGGCGTTAAATACAGAGGAGTCATTGAGCAAACATATTACGAATATGAAGGAACAGGGGCTGTGTGATAGCGAGCAGGACGAGATCTATTACAGATGGGGCTGCTCCGAATATCAATATGGCGAGGATACGCACTTTAACCACATCAGCCGATTGTTGTATGGAACAGAGGAGGTCCAGAAGCATAAAGATGAGATCATTCGAATCATCGCCAAAGTTGTGAATGAGACAGTAGATGACGTTTTTGCCCGATATGGTCAAACCAAAGCAGACATTACGTTTTTCGTTTCTCTAACAGATGACGATCTGGCGGAGGAAATTGAAAATCAATCGGTTCATCAAATGACTGTCTCCAGCTTAGCCAGCAAGTTCTTAAAACGATATGATGGCATCAACTAG
- a CDS encoding helix-turn-helix transcriptional regulator — protein sequence MKGIDHKSKFLLTHREREVFELLVQDKTTRDIAGQLFISEKTVRNHISNVMQKLNVKGRSQAVVELIKLGELKI from the coding sequence TTGAAGGGTATCGATCATAAAAGCAAATTTTTGTTGACCCACCGTGAACGCGAAGTATTCGAATTACTGGTTCAAGACAAAACAACGCGTGACATCGCAGGGCAGTTATTCATCAGCGAGAAAACGGTGCGTAACCATATTTCGAATGTGATGCAGAAACTCAATGTTAAGGGTCGTTCGCAGGCAGTTGTCGAGCTGATTAAGCTTGGAGAACTGAAGATTTAG
- a CDS encoding nucleotidyl transferase AbiEii/AbiGii toxin family protein, with protein sequence MSEIKNIPASVSERLKNIAKKSGKAFDTLLLLYFQERFLYRLSISEYRDKFILKGGLFLFSQTQFKARPTKDVDFLARQIANELDLLRESFVSICSIAVPTDGIAFQLDELTTERIKEDADYEGVRIKVTALLGRMRKSLQFDIGFGDVVVPKPQLIEYPVLLDMTAPQVQAYSRESVISEKFEAMITLSVMNSRMKDFYDIYTLLTTNNFDGRILHEAVSETFQQRGTIFEKEHPLFHEEFAENEGRTKQWQAFLRRLGVEEQLAFQDVMDALVSFLEPVYHSIIDEKEFFKRWSYTEKAWKNNN encoded by the coding sequence ATGAGTGAAATTAAAAATATTCCCGCCTCTGTTTCTGAACGTTTGAAAAATATAGCTAAAAAATCAGGAAAAGCATTTGATACCTTGCTGTTGCTTTATTTTCAGGAGCGTTTCTTATATCGTTTATCCATTTCTGAGTACAGGGATAAATTCATTTTAAAGGGCGGGTTGTTTTTGTTCTCACAAACTCAATTCAAGGCACGTCCAACCAAAGACGTTGATTTTCTCGCCAGACAGATTGCTAATGAACTGGATTTATTAAGAGAGTCGTTTGTCTCCATTTGCTCAATAGCGGTTCCTACGGATGGTATTGCATTTCAGTTGGATGAACTGACAACGGAGAGAATTAAAGAAGATGCTGATTATGAGGGAGTAAGAATTAAAGTAACTGCTCTTTTAGGGCGGATGAGAAAAAGTTTGCAGTTTGATATCGGATTTGGTGATGTGGTGGTCCCGAAGCCCCAGCTTATTGAATATCCTGTTCTACTGGATATGACAGCACCACAAGTTCAAGCCTACTCGAGGGAATCCGTCATTTCAGAAAAATTTGAAGCCATGATCACATTATCTGTGATGAATAGTCGGATGAAGGATTTTTATGATATTTATACGCTGTTAACAACGAACAACTTTGATGGTCGAATCCTTCACGAGGCAGTGTCCGAAACCTTCCAACAACGGGGCACAATATTTGAAAAAGAGCATCCTCTGTTTCATGAAGAATTTGCTGAAAATGAAGGTCGGACAAAACAGTGGCAGGCTTTTCTGCGTCGTTTAGGGGTTGAAGAACAACTTGCATTTCAGGATGTGATGGATGCTCTTGTTTCTTTTCTTGAACCTGTTTATCATTCAATAATTGATGAGAAAGAGTTTTTTAAGCGTTGGAGTTATACCGAAAAGGCTTGGAAGAACAATAACTGA
- a CDS encoding type IV toxin-antitoxin system AbiEi family antitoxin domain-containing protein, with translation MNEKIVVAAMRVFEEQHGFARTKDFIEAGVSPYYIKKLESAGEIERVKQGIYRQSGQFNEPPHEMVEVSKLVPKGVICLLSALSFYELTTYNPWEYQIAIHRGGKKPKLPDYPPIKVIYLADAQYKIGIDEVYIDGSAVKIYDREKTICDMVRYREKIGIDLMKEGLRNYLQSPHKNITRLVSYADKLRIRTVLQKYLEVLI, from the coding sequence ATGAACGAGAAAATTGTAGTTGCTGCAATGCGAGTATTTGAAGAACAGCATGGTTTTGCTCGAACAAAAGATTTTATAGAAGCGGGCGTATCCCCTTACTACATAAAAAAACTGGAGTCCGCTGGTGAAATTGAACGGGTAAAACAGGGGATTTACCGACAGTCTGGTCAATTTAATGAACCGCCCCATGAAATGGTTGAGGTATCCAAACTTGTTCCCAAAGGAGTTATATGTCTTCTCTCTGCGCTCTCCTTCTATGAACTGACAACTTACAATCCATGGGAATATCAGATTGCTATTCATCGTGGCGGTAAAAAGCCAAAGCTTCCAGACTATCCTCCTATTAAAGTAATCTATTTGGCAGATGCCCAATACAAAATTGGAATTGATGAAGTCTATATTGATGGCTCGGCAGTTAAAATTTATGATCGTGAGAAAACAATTTGTGATATGGTGAGGTATCGTGAGAAGATTGGAATTGATTTGATGAAGGAAGGGCTGAGGAATTACCTTCAATCCCCCCACAAGAATATAACAAGGCTTGTCTCCTATGCTGATAAGCTACGAATTCGAACGGTTTTGCAAAAGTATCTGGAGGTGCTGATCTAA
- a CDS encoding YhcN/YlaJ family sporulation lipoprotein, with protein sequence MPAVKKATAITLSLSTAIFVMAGLTGCGTNRDTNNMHTQSVRQQANGINRYGVETNGMDGIRAKSYRMHNVTDLKSSEELAKRITEMKEVKSARVMLTDRNAYVAVRLADGHAGKLESKSNGRTSMLNGTMRNHASDTMRGGNMNHDMGGMRVNGGTGTMSPYSTSGIAPGLNTNSATDRSHMGNDRSIYGTMGTGTIGMMRGLTNSGKARGTDDGHYGMKSEGQRVDSTDDNTSAEIKGKISAKIKQFAPNIENVYVSANPDFVEHVENYATDIRNGKPVSGMIDTFQSMVERIFPTNGTDTNHRDGILDDGLMNRNHNGGVMNRMNR encoded by the coding sequence ATGCCAGCAGTCAAAAAGGCAACAGCTATTACGTTATCATTATCTACTGCAATCTTTGTAATGGCCGGTTTGACAGGATGTGGCACGAATCGGGACACCAACAATATGCATACGCAAAGTGTTCGTCAGCAAGCCAACGGCATTAACCGTTATGGTGTGGAAACAAATGGAATGGATGGCATCCGTGCGAAAAGTTATCGCATGCATAATGTGACTGACCTGAAATCCAGTGAAGAGCTGGCAAAACGTATCACGGAGATGAAGGAAGTTAAATCCGCCCGTGTCATGTTAACGGATCGTAATGCTTATGTGGCGGTTCGTTTGGCAGATGGTCATGCAGGCAAGTTGGAAAGCAAGTCCAATGGTCGTACGAGCATGCTGAATGGCACTATGCGTAATCATGCCAGTGATACCATGCGTGGGGGCAACATGAATCACGATATGGGTGGTATGCGTGTGAATGGCGGTACGGGCACAATGTCTCCGTACAGCACTAGCGGGATTGCTCCAGGACTGAACACAAATTCAGCAACGGATCGCAGCCATATGGGGAATGACCGCAGCATCTATGGAACTATGGGCACAGGCACAATTGGCATGATGCGTGGTCTGACAAACAGTGGCAAAGCACGTGGGACAGACGATGGGCATTATGGCATGAAAAGTGAAGGACAACGTGTAGATAGCACGGACGATAACACATCAGCTGAGATAAAGGGTAAGATTTCAGCCAAAATCAAGCAGTTTGCACCAAACATCGAGAATGTATATGTATCAGCCAATCCGGACTTTGTGGAGCATGTCGAGAACTATGCCACAGATATTCGTAACGGTAAGCCCGTTAGTGGCATGATCGATACGTTCCAATCGATGGTGGAGCGCATCTTCCCAACGAACGGAACAGATACGAATCACCGCGATGGCATCCTTGACGATGGCCTGATGAACCGTAATCACAACGGTGGTGTCATGAATCGAATGAATCGGTAG
- a CDS encoding DUF4340 domain-containing protein, translated as MRKWIPTILVVIVLIVGWVYAASQNYFREEEAVQAKLLGIQSGDIQSITIHDTREDTTGAASSSTLKLENGVWQMVEPKAYPLNGYSISSWLDALSGANQELVVEEAPSDLDKYGLGTDATRVDIKLKDNREIKLAIGGQLPADDARYVRVDSGPVVAVQTEVITSIALSRRDLLDTTPFNMDETNVGSLEWEGEVATWMLTSTSENDAAEQTWTLNGKTIEATDAVSLIGKIKNLSTADDVRKASELKNSVPRFTLSVEQTVNGQEVRDVYRGLTVPSGPDQIWVITPDGQWAYGMDATSLTEAEKFPDTIKASTTSSEESSSSANDETTSSSTDEK; from the coding sequence ATGAGAAAATGGATCCCAACAATTCTGGTGGTCATCGTACTGATTGTGGGCTGGGTGTACGCCGCCAGTCAAAATTATTTTCGGGAAGAAGAAGCGGTGCAAGCCAAGTTGCTCGGTATTCAATCCGGGGATATCCAATCCATTACAATACATGACACAAGGGAGGATACGACTGGTGCAGCATCATCGTCGACCTTGAAGCTTGAGAATGGGGTCTGGCAGATGGTTGAGCCAAAAGCCTATCCTCTGAACGGTTACAGTATTAGCAGTTGGCTGGATGCACTGAGTGGTGCGAATCAGGAACTGGTGGTGGAAGAAGCGCCATCGGATCTGGATAAGTACGGATTGGGAACAGATGCTACACGTGTGGATATCAAACTCAAAGATAATCGGGAGATCAAACTGGCTATTGGCGGCCAGCTTCCAGCAGATGATGCACGTTATGTGCGTGTTGATTCGGGCCCTGTGGTTGCTGTGCAGACAGAGGTGATTACCAGCATTGCTTTGTCTCGTCGTGATCTGTTGGACACTACACCTTTTAACATGGATGAGACAAATGTTGGGTCTCTGGAGTGGGAAGGGGAAGTAGCTACCTGGATGTTAACATCGACATCGGAGAACGATGCGGCAGAACAGACCTGGACACTGAATGGAAAAACGATTGAAGCCACAGATGCCGTATCTCTTATCGGCAAAATCAAAAACCTGTCGACAGCAGATGATGTGCGTAAAGCGTCCGAGCTGAAGAATTCGGTTCCACGATTCACCTTGTCTGTTGAACAGACAGTCAATGGGCAAGAAGTTAGAGATGTGTATCGGGGACTTACGGTGCCATCCGGACCAGATCAGATCTGGGTCATTACGCCGGATGGTCAATGGGCATATGGCATGGATGCGACGAGTCTAACGGAAGCCGAGAAATTCCCGGATACAATTAAAGCATCCACTACTTCTTCGGAAGAGTCATCGAGTTCTGCAAATGACGAAACGACTTCCTCATCAACAGATGAGAAATGA